Genomic segment of Helicobacter enhydrae:
GCTTCATCACCACCGATGCACAAATCCCCCAAACAGATCTCAAAGAACTTACAGACAAAAACCTCCATACGACTTTCAATGCTATCAGCGTGGATGGCGACACAAGCACCAATGATTCTTTGTTTGTATTTGCCAATGGCAAAAGTGGGGCATACCACAAACAAGCCTTTGACAATGCCTTGGCAATCATTATGAAAAAACTTGCAACAGATATTGTCAAAGACGGAGAGGGAGCACAAAAACTTGTAGCTTTTAGAATCAAAGGTGCCAAAAACCAACAAGACGCCATTTGTGCAAGTAAAGCTCTAGCCAACTCCCTCCTTGTCAAAACTGCACTTTTTGGAAGCGATCCTAATTGGGGGAGAATCGCTTCGACAATCGGTGCATCAGGGGTTCAAGCGTATGAGGAGAGGCTGAAAATTTTGATTGAAGATATTTGCGTGTTTGATTGTGGAACAATATTATTTGATCCCGCAACCGAAGAAAAGGCTTCAAAAATAATGCAAAAAGATTCTTTTCACATCACTTGTGATTTGGGAGTGGGAGATGCGAGCTTCACAGCTTATGCTTGTGATTTAGGGCATCAATATGTCAAAATCAATTCAGATTATAGGAGTTAAAATGAAAAAACTTATCTTAGCTTCTTGTATGGTCTTGGGAAGTCTCAATGCTTTGGGTTTTGGAAATATGGGAAATACTTCTGCAGGACTTGGTAATACCGGTGTGGCTTTGACTAAATCAGCTTGGGGGGTTTATTATAACCCTGCACTTTTGGCAGCGGACAATCGTGGTAAATTTGGCTATAGCTTTGGAGTCAATGTGGATCAGCAAGGGATCGGAGCACTTGCTTCAAGTGTTCTCCAAAATCAAGCAGACTTGAGCCCTGAAAGTTTATGGAACAGCTTCAATCAGCACAAAAAGCACTCAATCTCCCTTAGCTCTCAAAATGGCTTAGTGATACAAATCACGGGTGGAGGCTATGAGGTGCCAAAGCTTGATGAAAATGGCAAAGAAACAGGGGAAATGATTGAGAAACGCAATCCTTATGGGGCTTTTACTTTGGCAATGTTTGCCTCCACTTTTTTGTATGGAGACATACAAGCTACTTACAACAACAATAATGCAAACCCAACACTTAGCGTAGCGACAAACCCTGCGGGTGTAGCCCTTGTAGAGATTCCTGTGGCTTGGGGATGGAGGTTTGAAACAAGTGCAGGTGATATTAGCATAGGAACAACTATCAAATACATGGGGCTCAATGGAGTGAATGCAAATATTTCTGGAACAATCTCGCAAGATCAGCAAAATTTAAGCAAAACAATCAATCTACCCACGCTAGATCAAACATCTCATTGGTTTGGGATTGATTTGGGCTTGTTGTATTCTATCTATGGTCTCAATGTGGGCGTTGTGGCAAAAAATATCAATGCCCCTCAGTTTGATTTGTGGAATCAAAAAGTGAGGGTTATG
This window contains:
- the argJ gene encoding bifunctional glutamate N-acetyltransferase/amino-acid acetyltransferase ArgJ codes for the protein MDTLTYDIFPIEGGVCAPCGFYADGVSAGFKPDEKLDVAFIYMDTPCEPYAVFTTNRFQAAPIRHYLQEVSGKESNFVLINTKNANAMTGKAGIEDIHLVLEALKQQFPQIQNPISSSTGVIGVRLDTQKLINSFEKFTLSNHSTQSATRASEAIRTTDSFAKQIALRVELENGESFHIGAMAKGAGMIEPSMATMLCFITTDAQIPQTDLKELTDKNLHTTFNAISVDGDTSTNDSLFVFANGKSGAYHKQAFDNALAIIMKKLATDIVKDGEGAQKLVAFRIKGAKNQQDAICASKALANSLLVKTALFGSDPNWGRIASTIGASGVQAYEERLKILIEDICVFDCGTILFDPATEEKASKIMQKDSFHITCDLGVGDASFTAYACDLGHQYVKINSDYRS
- the traF gene encoding conjugal transfer protein TraF, which produces MKKLILASCMVLGSLNALGFGNMGNTSAGLGNTGVALTKSAWGVYYNPALLAADNRGKFGYSFGVNVDQQGIGALASSVLQNQADLSPESLWNSFNQHKKHSISLSSQNGLVIQITGGGYEVPKLDENGKETGEMIEKRNPYGAFTLAMFASTFLYGDIQATYNNNNANPTLSVATNPAGVALVEIPVAWGWRFETSAGDISIGTTIKYMGLNGVNANISGTISQDQQNLSKTINLPTLDQTSHWFGIDLGLLYSIYGLNVGVVAKNINAPQFDLWNQKVRVMPQFRLGLSYEFADYFALTFDTDLAPNHILFDNSPKTQMIGTGFLMDFSYIDLRFGVMGDMANSFAQGAILTGGINLLGFLDIAAQVSTEMFDIKGYKVPNFVTLKVGGSFTF